The Rhodococcus rhodochrous DNA window CGGGGTGTCGGCGAGATCGAGGACGCCGACGTCGAACTCGGGGCGACGCCGCGCGGTGGCCGCGAACCAGTCGGCGACGACCGGCGCGATGCGACCGGCGCGGACACTCGCGACGACGACCTCGAGGCGGATCGGATCGTTCGGTGCAGCCGTGGTCATGGGGTCGATCGTAAATGCGGTGCGGCCGAGAGCCCGTGCGCGAGCAGCGCGGCGAGTTCCCGGTAGGCACGTGCGTCCTCGAGACCGGTTGCCTCGGCCACCTGCCGTTGCTGGATACGCACCATGACCGAGGCGACGACGTCGGCGACGAACGCCGCGTGGACGTCGCGCAGTTCGCCGGCCGTGACGCCGTCGGAGATGAGCTGGCGGACGCGGTCGGCGGCGAATCGGGTGTTGCGTTCGTAGACCTCGCGCGCGACCGGCGTGTGGGCGATGTCCTCCATGAACCGCGTGGAGGCGGGTTCGAGTTCGCGCCCCACGGCCTCGAGATAGACGCCGATGCGTGCCTGGGCGTCCGCGGCCCGCGCGACGTCGGCCTCGACCCGTTCGGCGGCACCCTTGAAGAAGTGGACGGTCGCCGCGTAGACGAGCCGGTCCTTGTTCTCCGCGAGTGTGTAGAGCGTCGATTTCGAGCAGCGCAGGCGCGCGGCGATGTCGTCGAGGGTCAGGTGCGCGAAGCCTTCTGCCAGGAACAACGCGACCAGATCGTCGAACAGTTGCGCCTGCCGGGCGGTGGGTCGCCGGCTACCGACTCTTGCCATACCTAAAACAGTACTGCAGTATCGTCCTCAGTACTATTTTCGGTCCCCAGCCTTCCAGGAGGAACCACCGTGCCCGTCGAGCGTCTGCTTCCCACCCGCGAGGCCTACGACCTGATCGACCTCACCCGCGACGTCGCCGACAAGGTACTCGCCCCGCGCGTCGACGAGCACGAGCGCAAGGAGACCTTCCCCGAGGGCGTCTTCCCCGCACTCGGCGCCGCAGGACTGCTGAGCCTGCCGTACCCCGAGGAGTTCGGCGGCGGCGACCAGCCCTACGAGGTCTACCTGCAGGTCCTCGAGGAACTCGGCGCCCGCTGGGCGGCCGTGGCGGTCGCGGTGAGCGTGCACGGACTGTCGTGTTTCGCGCTCGCCACCCACGGCACCGACGAGCAGAAGAACAAGTGGCTCCCGGAGATGCTTGGCGGCAACACCATCGGCGCGTACAGCCTTTCCGAGCCGCAGGCCGGATCCGACGCCGCGGCCCTCGCGTGCCGCGCGAAGCCCGTCGACGGCGGCTACCGCATCACCGGCTCGAAGGCGTGGATCACCAACGGCGGCAAGGCCGACTTCTACACCCTGTTCGCCCGCACGGCCGACACCGGCAGCAAGGGCATCTCGTGCTTCCTCGTGCCCGCCGGCACCGAGGGCCTGTCCTTCGGCAAGCCCGAGGAGAAGATGGGCCTGCACGCCATCCCCACCACCTCCGCCCATTACGACGACGCCTTCGTCCCGGCCGAGCGCCGGATCGGCGTCGAGGGACAGGGACTGCCGATCGCGTTCAGCGCACTGGATTCCGGACGCCTGGGAATCGCCGCCGTCGCGACGGGTCTGGCCCAGGCCGCGCTCGACGAGGCGACGGCCTACGCCAAGGAACGACAGGCCTTCGGCAAGCGCATCATCGACCACCAGGGCCTCGGGTTCGTCCTCGCCGACATGGCCGCGGCCGTCGACTCGGCCCGTGCCACCTATCTCGACGCCGCCCGGCGAAAGGACGCCGGCCTGTCCTACTCGCGACAGGCATCGGTGGCCAAACTCGTCGCGACGGATGCCGCCATGAAGGTCACGACCGACGCGGTCCAGGTCCTCGGCGGATACGGCTACACCCGCGACTTCCCGGTCGAGCGCTTCATGCGCGACGCGAAGATCACCCAGATCTTCGAGGGCACCAATCAGATTCAGCGACTCGTGATCGCACGCTCCCTCGCGGGGTGATCGATCGCGAGCCGGAAGTGGCAGGGGTTCCCGCGGCGAAAGATCGCTAGAGTGCCTGCATGCCGGACGCCCTGGAGCGGCTCACTCCACAGCAACGCCACCTGCTGACGCAACGGTTCGGCCGCATCGTCGTGGTCACCGACATGAGTTGGGGCCTGGTGTCGACCACCGTCCTCGCGGTCGACACCGACGACGGGCGACTGGTCGTGAAGGCGGGCGGAACTCCGGACCGGCACATCGGCCGCGAGATCAGCGCCCACGAACGGTGGACCGCTCCGTGGGTCCGGTGCGGTCGCGCCGCCCGGATGGTGTTCGCCGACCGCGCGGCGAAACTCGTCGTGACGGAATACCTTCCGGGCCGGCTCGTTCAGGGCACGGCCGCGTCGTCCCGTCCGGACGTCTACGAACAGGCCGGCGCGTTGCTCGCCCAGTTCCACTGCCAGGAGCGGGTCGTGGACGAGGGGTACGAGCGATCGGCGAACACGAAGACGCTGCGGTGGCTCGCGGCACCGCACCGCATCGGTCCCGACGTCGCCGGCCGGTTGCGCTCGATGGTCGAGGGGTGGCCGACACCGACGGCCACCCTGGTGCCCACCCACGGCGACTGGCAGAGCCGCAACTGGCTCGCCGACGACGCCGGCAGGGTGAAGGTGATCGACTTCGGACGTGCCGCGATGCGCCCGGCGGGTGAGGACTTCGAGCGGCTCGCGGTGCGCGAGTTCCTCCGGGTCCCCGGCGCCGAGGAGGCCTTCCTGCGCGGCTACGGCGAGGATCCCCGTGAGGAGGACGCGTGGTTCCGCCGACGTGTCCGCACGGCGGTCGCGGTCGCGGTGTGGGCTTTCCATGTGGGCGACGACTGCTACGAGGCCGAGGGCCACCGCATGATCGCCGAGGCGCTCGCTCGTGCGTCGACAGTCGCGCGTTAACAACTTCTCGACGGATATTTGTCACATTGGCCGAGGTTGCCCGTTACCGGCAGTTTCGCTTGAATCAGCTCTGGACATACGTCCAATTCGTTCTCTACACGGAGGTCACCACATGCTTCTCGGTTCGCTCGACGCGCTCATCAGCAACGTCCTCAATTTCCTGGACTGGCTGATCTGACGAGCATGTGAGAACGCCCGAGGGGGTGAGGTCGCGGACCTCACCCCCTCGGTGACTTTTCGAGCGCAGCGCTCTCGGCTCAGGCGCCGATGGCCTCACCGAGCACGGGCCACGAATCGTGCAGGGCCTCCTGCCAGTAGCCCCAGGTGTGGGTGCCGTCGGGCCGGACCGAGTAGGTCGCCTCGACCCCGGCTGCGTCCAGCGCACCGCGCAGTCGCGTCGTGCAGTCGTTCACGCCGGCCTCGATGAGCCCGAGCAGAGCCACATCGGGAAGGACGGCGACACCGTCCTGCTCCCATGCCTTCAATTCGTACGGACCCGGGACACCACTGCTCGTGGAGACGTACACGGCCTTGCCGCGCAGCTTCTCGGCGTTGAGCACGACATCCTGTTCGGTCCAGTGCTCACCGGCGACCGGTCCCCACATGTTCTCGACTTCGCCCCCGCCGAACGCGACGACGGTCTCCGCGTAGCGCGAACCGATATCCGACGCGGTCTCGGCGCATCCGCTGTACGAACCCACCGCCTGGTAGAGATCGGGCGCCTGCTGCGCCAGAGCCAGCGCCGACGTCGCCGACATCGACACACCGGCGATCGCGTTGCGGCCGCTCGCGCCGAGCGTCTCGTCGACCACCGACGGGATCTCCTCGGTGAGGAAGGTCGTCCACTTGTTGCGTCCGAGAACGGGATCGTCCTCGAGCCAGTCGGTGTAGTAGCTGAACGCGCCACCGACCGGAGTGACGACGTTGACGTTCTTGTCACCGAAGAATTCCACGATGTCGGTCTGCTCACGCCAGGTCGCGCGGTCCAGTCCCCCACCGGCACCGTTGAGCAGGTAGAAGACCGGTCGCGGCGCGCTCGTGTCGGCCGGGCGCAACACCTGAAGCTCGATGGTGCGTTCCATCGACGGCGAGTACACGAACAGCGACCAATCGCGGTCGGTGTGCTTCTCGATGCGTTCGACAGTCGCGCTCTGCGACCGGGTCTCGCCGGTCGCGGCGACCGGGAGATCCTCGGCGTGGGCGACCGCGGCACCGGGCAGGACCAGCGACGAGACGGCGACCGCCCCGATCGTCCCCATCAACGCAAACCGTCGTGCGCGCACATTCGTTCCCTTCATCCGCAACAGCCGGGCGTGATGGGCCCGCGCGTCTCCCGCGTCGCAGCGTTGCGCGCGGCCAGTTCCTCGTCAGCAGGGTAGTCGACGCGGACCAGTGACAGGCCGTGGGCCGGTGCCACCGCGACGGACGCCGCACGTTCGCGTTCGTCGAGCAGGGCCGTCATCCACTCGACACTGCGACGCCCTTCCCCCACGGCCAGGGCGGCACCGACGAGGCTGCGCACCATCGACCAGCAGAAGGCGTCGGCGCTGACGTAGGCGGTGAGGATGTCACCTTCGCGGGTCCAGTCGTATCGCTGCAGTTCGCGTACGGTCGTTGCACCCTCCCGCCGCTTGCAGAAGGCGGCGAAGTCGTGCAGGCCGAGCAGCGACTGCGACGCGCGTTGCATCGCATCGAGATCGACGGCCTTCGGCCACGCGACGGTGTCGCGGGCACGCAACGGTTCGGCGCCGTACACCGCTGTGGTGAGGCGGTATTCGTAATGACGCCGGATCGCCGAGAACCGCGCGTCGAAATGTTCGGGGGCGACGGAGATCCCGGTGACCCGCACGTCGCGGGGCAGGAACCGCGCGAGACGACGGACCCAGCGCGACGGATCGTCGGGCAACGCCGCGGTGGGGACGTCGACGTGAGCGACCTGCCCGGACGCGTGCACGCCGGCGTCGGTGCGACCGGCGACGGTGAGCAGCACGGGGGTACGGACGATCGCGGAGAGCTTCTCTTCGATCTCCCCGCACACCGTGCGACGTCCTGGTTGCCGTGCCCAGCCGGAGAAGTCGGTGCCGTCGTACGAGATGTCGAGTCGCAGACGAGTTGTCTCGTGAGAAGCCACGAGCCCGCCGCCCTCAAAAGGGACGGCGGGCTCGTGAGCTTCAGCAGATGCCGAAACCAAGTGGACTAGTCCTTCTTGGCCTCGTCCGCCTCGGGTGCGTCGGCAGCCGTGGCGTTGGTGTCCTCGACACCCTCGACGACGGCGTCGGCATTCGCGACCTCGGCGTCGGTGGCCTCGGCCTCGACGGCCTGGACCGCGTTGTCCTCGGCGGGTGCCTGCGAGGCGGCGACGCGGCGAGCGCGGTCGGCCTCGGAGGTGACGGTCTTCTCGCGCACCAGCTCGATGATGGCCATGGGGGCGTTGTCGCCCTTGCGCGGCATCGTCTTGATGATGCGGGTGTAGCCGCCGTTGCGGTCCTCGAAGGAGGGACCGATCTCCGCGAACAGCGAGTGGACGACGTCCTTGTTGCGGATGACCTTCAGCACCTCACGACGCGAGGCCAGGGTGCCGGCCTTGGCGTGCGTGACGAGCTTCTCGGCGTACGGGCGCAGGGCCTTGGCCTTGGCCTCGGTGGTGGTGATGCGGCCGTGCTCGAAGAGCGCGGTGGCCAGGTTGGCCATGAGCGCCTTCTGATGCGAGGCCGATCCGCCGAAGCGGGCGCCCTTCTTGGGCTTGGGCATGATTTTCTCCTAGTAACGGACCGTGAGCTGCTACAGCTGCTCGGTCTCGGCGTAGTCCTCGTTGCCGTCGTTGTCACCGAAGGAGCCGGCCTCGGTATCGCTCCAGGTACCGGTCGCGGCGTCGTAGCCGGCGACGGTGCTGGGATCGAACGATGCCGGGCTGTCCTTGAGGGACAGGCCGAGCGAGTGCAGCTTGACCTTGACCTCGTCGATGGACTTCTGGCCGAAGTTGCGGATGTCGAGCAGGTCGGACTCCGTCCGTGCCACGAGCTCGCCGACGGTGTGGACACCTTCGCGCTTGAGGCAGTTGTAGGACCGGACCGTGAGGTCGAGGTCCTCGATCGGAAGTCCGAAGGAGGCGATGTGGTCGGCCTCGGCGGGCGAGGGACCGATCTCGATGCCTTCTGCTTCGACGTTCAGCTCACGAGCCAGACCGAAGAGCTCCACGAGGGTCTTGCCCGCCGAGGCGAGCGCGTCCCGCGCGCTGATCGAGTTCTTGGTCTCCACGTCGAGAATGAGCCGATCGAAGTCGGTGCGCTGCTCGACGCGGGTCGCTTCCACCTTGTACGTCACCTTGAGCACCGGCGAGTAGATCGAGTCGACCGGGATACGGCCGATCTCGGCGCCGGACGCCTTGTTCTGCACGGCAGGAACATAGCCGCGACCGCGCTCGACGACGAGCTCGATCTCCAGCTTGCCCTTGTCGTTCAGGGTGGCGATGTGCAGATCCGGGTTGTGGATGGTGACACCGGCCGGGGGCACGATGTCGCCGGCCGTGACGGTGCCCGGTCCCTGCTTGCGGACGTACATGGTGACCGGCTCGTCCTCTTCCGAGCTCACCACGAGACCCTTGAGGTTCAGGATGATGTCGGTGACATCCTCCTTCACGCCGGGAACGGTGGTGAACTCGTGGAGAACGCCGTCGATGCGGATGCTGGTGACAGCGGCGCCCGGGATCGACGAGAGCAGGGTGCGACGAAGCGAGTTGCCGAGGGTGTACCCGAAGCCAGGCTCGAGCGGCTCGATGACGAACTTCGAGCGGTTTTCAGCGATGACCTCTTCGGTCAGTGTGGGTCGCTGAGAGATGAGCATCTGTTGCCTCCTTGTGGGCGTCCGCCATATGACGCCCTAGTGGAATGGAGCGGTGTCCTCCCGCCCGGACGGACCGGAGGACACCACGACACCGAAGTGTCTTACTTCGAGTAGTACTCGACGATCAGCTGTTCCTGCAGCGGGATGTCGATCTGCGCGCGCTCGGGGAGCTGGTGGACCAGCACCCGCAGACGCGGGCCGACGACCTGCAGCCAACCCGGAACCGGGCGCTCGCCCTGGGTTTCGCGGGCGACCTGGAAGGGCAGCGTGCTCAGCGACTTCTCGCGGACATCGATGATGTCGTACTGCGAGACGCGGTAGCTGGGGATGTCGACCTTCTTGCCGTTGACCAGGAAGTGGCCGTGGCTCACCAGCTGGCGGGCCTGACGACGCGTGCGGGCGAGGCCGGCACGGTAGACGACGTTGTCCAGGCGCGACTCGAGAATGACCAGCAGAACCTCACCGGTCTTGCCGGGGCGGCTGGCGGCCTCTTCGTAGTAGCGACGGAACTGCTTCTCCATGACGCCGTACGAGAAGCGGGCCTTCTGCTTCTCCTGCAGCTGGAGCAGGTACTCGCTCTCCTTGATCCGCGCGCGGCCGTGCTGGCCGGGCGGGTAGGGGCGACGCTCGAAGGCCTGATCGCCTCCGACCAGGTCGACACGGAGACGACGCGACTTACGGGTAACGGGACCGGTATAACGAGCCATTATTCTTTACCTTCCTTTCCCGTTAGACGCGACGCCGCTTGGGCGGACGGCAACCGTTGTGGGGCTGCGGGGTGACATCGGAGATGGTGCCGACCTCGAGGCCTGCGGCCTGGAGGGAACGGATCGCCGTCTCGCGGCCCGAGCCCGGGCCCTTGACGAAGACGTCGACCTTCTTGACACCGTGTTCCTGCGCCTTGCGGGCGGCGTTCTCGGCGGCGAGCTGCGCGGCGAACGGGGTCGACTTGCGCGAACCCTTGAAGCCGACGTGGCCGGAGGACGCCCAGGAGATCACGTTGCCCTGCGGGTCCGTGATGGACACGATGGTGTTGTTGAACGTGCTCTTGATGTGAGCGGCACCGTGCGGGACGTTCTTCTTGTCCCTGCGCCGTGCCTTCTGGGTCTTCTTCGGACCGGTGCTGCGTGACTTGGGAGGCATTACTTCTTCTTTCCTGCGACGGTGCGCTTCGGACCCTTACGGGTGCGGGCGTTGGTCTTGGTGCGCTGTCCACGCACGGGCAGACCACGACGGTGTCGCAGGCCCTGGTAGCAGCCGATCTCGATCTTGCGGCGGATGTCCGCCTGAACCTCGCGACGGAGGTCACCCTCGACCTTGTAGCTCTCCTCGATGTACTCGCGGAGCTTGGCGAGGTCCTCGTCCGTCAGATCCTTGCTGCGCAGGTCCGGGTTGACACCCGTGGCCTCGAGGATCTCCTGGGAGCGAGTACGGCCGATGCCGTAGATGTACGTGAGTGCGATCTCCATCCGCTTTTCGCGGGGAAGATCGACACCTGCGAGACGTGCCATGTGGCATTCCTATTCGGTGTGCGGAGGTCTGCTCCCAGCCCGTCCCCTGCGTCGAAGAACTGTGTGATTCAAAAACACAGTGGGGCCCCGGCCTCCGTACCGGGGGTTGATCGCGCAGCTCCTCGACGGATCGAGGATCGTAACCACGCGACTGGTGCTGGAAGGTCTTCGTGCTTGTTGCCAAGCAGATCTTCGAGACGAAGGTGGATCTAGCCCTGACGCTGCTTGTGACGCAGGTTCTCGCAGATCACCATGACCCGACCGTTGCGGCGGATCACCTTGCACTTCTCGCAGATCTTCTTGACGCTAGGCTGAACCTTCACGTAAGTCCGATCTCCTGTATGTGCGCCGCCGGACACGGCAGAGCCGGCCCGGCGACATGATTCTCCCCGACCGTGTGGCCGGGGAAGCTTCGTTACTTGTAGCGGTAGACGATGCGTCCACGCGTGAGGTCGTAGGGAGAAAGCTCCACGACAACGCGGTCCTCGGGAAGGATACGAATGTAGTGCTGACGCATCTTTCCGCTGATGTGGGCGAGAACCTTGTGCCCGTTCTCCAGCTCGATGCGGAACATCGCATTGGGCAGCGGTTCGATTACCCGGCCCTCGACCTCGATTGCCCCGTCTTTCTTAGCCATATCCTCCGCGATCCGTTGTTCGGCGTTGTGGTTGCATCGGCATCCGTTACCGTGACGCTCGGCAACTCCGGGACCGGACACGAACCGAGATTCGAAGGAATTCGACACGGGACCGATCGGAGCGCAGCGCGCACCACCGATCAATGGTACGGGAAGTTGACCGTCCAGGACAAATGAGCTCGGGCACACCCGTGCCCACGACCAGGAGGAGGACCGCACGTGCGGGCGTTGATCCAGCGGGTGACCACGGCGGCGGTGGCGGTGGACGGAGCCGAGGTGGCCCGTATCACGCCGGCCGAGGGTGGTCACGGCCTGCTCGTGCTGGTCGGCGTCACGCACGACGACGACGAGGCCAAGGCCGCGACGCTCGCCCGCAAGGTGTGGACGATGCGCATCCTCGAGGACGAACGCTCCGCCTCCGACGTCGACGCCCCGATCCTGGTGGTCAGCCAGTTCACGCTCATGGCCGACACGAGGAAGAGCCGGCGTCCGTCGTGGTCGGCCGCCGCTCCCCGCCCGATCGCCGAACCCCTCGTCGATGCGTTCGCGAATGCTCTCCGAGATCTGGGGGCGACGGTGGAGACCGGGAAGTTCGGGGCCCACATGGAGGTGAGCCTCGTCAACGACGGACCGGTCACGCTCCTCGTCGAGGTCTGAACCCGCGCGGCGTGACCGCGACCGTCACTCCGGACGGACGGTGAGGATGCGGGGGCCGTCCTCGGTGACCGCGACCGTGTGCTCCCAGTGCGCGGCCCGGCTGCCGTCGACGGTCACGACCGTCCACTCGTCGTCGAGGACCTCGGTCTCGTAGGTACCGAGGGTGAGCATCGGCTCGACTGCGAGCACCGACCCGACGACGAGCTTCGGGCCCTTGCCCGGCTTGCCTTCGTTGGGGAGGAAGGGATCCATGTGCATCTCGCGCCCGATCCCGTGACCGCCGTAGCCGTCGACGATGCCGTACGAGCGGCCGTGCAACTTCTCGGCGGCGTGCGTGCCCTGCTCGATCGCATGCGAGACGTCGGTCAGGCGGTTGCCCGGGAGCATCGCCGCGATACCGGCCTCGAGCGACAGACGGGTGGCCTCGCTCAGATCGATGTCGGCCTGCGACAGCTCCCCGATCCCGAAGGTCCACGCCGAGTCGCCGTGCCAGCCGTCGAGGATCGCACCGCAGTCGATCGACACGAGGTCGCCCTCGGCGAGCACCACCGACGCCGACGGGATGCCGTGGACGACGACCTCGTTGACCGACGAACAGATCGAACCGGTGAAGCCGTGGTAGCCCAGGAAGGACGGAACGGCCCCCGCATCGCGGATGACCGATTCCGCCACCTGGTCGAGTTCCAGGGTGCTCACGCCCGGCTTGGCGGCCTCGCGCACTGCGACGAGTGCGGCCCCGACCACGGCTCCCGCCGCTGCCATCGCGTCGAGTTCACCCGAGGTGCGGAACGGAACCACTGAGCGCTTGCGCCCGAAACCCATGTCGAACTACCCGTCTACTTTCCGAGTGCGGACAGAGCCCGCGAATTGATCTCCTCGACCTCACCGATCGCGTCGACCGTGATGATCGAGTCGGCGTAGTAGTCGAGCAGCGGGGCCGTCTCCTCACGGTAGACCCGGAGACGGTTGCGGATCACGTCTTCGGTGTCGTCGGCGCGACCGCGGGCGAGCATGCGCTCGACCACGACGTCCTCGTCGATGACGAAGGACAACACGCCGTCGAGCTCGACGCCGAGATCCTTCAGGATGTTCTCGAGTTCCTTGGCCTGCTCCACGCTGCGCGGGAAGCCGTCGAGGAGGAAGCCGTTGGCGGCGTCGGGCTCCGCCAGACGCTCACGCACCATGTTGTTGGTGATCTCGGCGGGAACGAGCTCCCCCGCGTCGATGTACTTCTTGGCCTCGACGCCGAGCGGGGTGCCCTGCCCGATGTTCGCGCGGAAAAGATCGCCCGTCGAGATGGCGGGGACGCCGAGCTTCTCGGACAGAATCGCGGCCTGTGTGCCCTTGCCGGCACCGGGAGGACCGAGCAGTACAAGTCTCACTTGAGGAACCCTTCGTAGTTGCGCTGCATCAGTTGACTTTCGATCTGCTTGACAGTGTCCAGCGCGACACTGACGAGAATGAGAACCGCGGCGCCACCGAAGATGCTCGAGGCCGTCTGGCTGCCGGACAGGAAGAAGTTCGGCAGCGTCGCGATGAGACCGAGGTAGATCGAGCCCGGAACCGTGATGCGGTTGAGCACGAAACTGAGATATTCGGCGGTCGGGCGACCGGGGCGGATGCCCGGGATGAAACCGCCGTACTTCTTCATCTCGTCGGCCCGCTCCTCCGG harbors:
- a CDS encoding TetR/AcrR family transcriptional regulator encodes the protein MARVGSRRPTARQAQLFDDLVALFLAEGFAHLTLDDIAARLRCSKSTLYTLAENKDRLVYAATVHFFKGAAERVEADVARAADAQARIGVYLEAVGRELEPASTRFMEDIAHTPVAREVYERNTRFAADRVRQLISDGVTAGELRDVHAAFVADVVASVMVRIQQRQVAEATGLEDARAYRELAALLAHGLSAAPHLRSTP
- a CDS encoding acyl-CoA dehydrogenase family protein, which codes for MPVERLLPTREAYDLIDLTRDVADKVLAPRVDEHERKETFPEGVFPALGAAGLLSLPYPEEFGGGDQPYEVYLQVLEELGARWAAVAVAVSVHGLSCFALATHGTDEQKNKWLPEMLGGNTIGAYSLSEPQAGSDAAALACRAKPVDGGYRITGSKAWITNGGKADFYTLFARTADTGSKGISCFLVPAGTEGLSFGKPEEKMGLHAIPTTSAHYDDAFVPAERRIGVEGQGLPIAFSALDSGRLGIAAVATGLAQAALDEATAYAKERQAFGKRIIDHQGLGFVLADMAAAVDSARATYLDAARRKDAGLSYSRQASVAKLVATDAAMKVTTDAVQVLGGYGYTRDFPVERFMRDAKITQIFEGTNQIQRLVIARSLAG
- a CDS encoding aminoglycoside phosphotransferase family protein; its protein translation is MPDALERLTPQQRHLLTQRFGRIVVVTDMSWGLVSTTVLAVDTDDGRLVVKAGGTPDRHIGREISAHERWTAPWVRCGRAARMVFADRAAKLVVTEYLPGRLVQGTAASSRPDVYEQAGALLAQFHCQERVVDEGYERSANTKTLRWLAAPHRIGPDVAGRLRSMVEGWPTPTATLVPTHGDWQSRNWLADDAGRVKVIDFGRAAMRPAGEDFERLAVREFLRVPGAEEAFLRGYGEDPREEDAWFRRRVRTAVAVAVWAFHVGDDCYEAEGHRMIAEALARASTVAR
- a CDS encoding alpha/beta hydrolase, coding for MGTIGAVAVSSLVLPGAAVAHAEDLPVAATGETRSQSATVERIEKHTDRDWSLFVYSPSMERTIELQVLRPADTSAPRPVFYLLNGAGGGLDRATWREQTDIVEFFGDKNVNVVTPVGGAFSYYTDWLEDDPVLGRNKWTTFLTEEIPSVVDETLGASGRNAIAGVSMSATSALALAQQAPDLYQAVGSYSGCAETASDIGSRYAETVVAFGGGEVENMWGPVAGEHWTEQDVVLNAEKLRGKAVYVSTSSGVPGPYELKAWEQDGVAVLPDVALLGLIEAGVNDCTTRLRGALDAAGVEATYSVRPDGTHTWGYWQEALHDSWPVLGEAIGA
- the truA gene encoding tRNA pseudouridine(38-40) synthase TruA, whose amino-acid sequence is MASHETTRLRLDISYDGTDFSGWARQPGRRTVCGEIEEKLSAIVRTPVLLTVAGRTDAGVHASGQVAHVDVPTAALPDDPSRWVRRLARFLPRDVRVTGISVAPEHFDARFSAIRRHYEYRLTTAVYGAEPLRARDTVAWPKAVDLDAMQRASQSLLGLHDFAAFCKRREGATTVRELQRYDWTREGDILTAYVSADAFCWSMVRSLVGAALAVGEGRRSVEWMTALLDERERAASVAVAPAHGLSLVRVDYPADEELAARNAATRETRGPITPGCCG
- the rplQ gene encoding 50S ribosomal protein L17 yields the protein MPKPKKGARFGGSASHQKALMANLATALFEHGRITTTEAKAKALRPYAEKLVTHAKAGTLASRREVLKVIRNKDVVHSLFAEIGPSFEDRNGGYTRIIKTMPRKGDNAPMAIIELVREKTVTSEADRARRVAASQAPAEDNAVQAVEAEATDAEVANADAVVEGVEDTNATAADAPEADEAKKD
- a CDS encoding DNA-directed RNA polymerase subunit alpha, with the translated sequence MLISQRPTLTEEVIAENRSKFVIEPLEPGFGYTLGNSLRRTLLSSIPGAAVTSIRIDGVLHEFTTVPGVKEDVTDIILNLKGLVVSSEEDEPVTMYVRKQGPGTVTAGDIVPPAGVTIHNPDLHIATLNDKGKLEIELVVERGRGYVPAVQNKASGAEIGRIPVDSIYSPVLKVTYKVEATRVEQRTDFDRLILDVETKNSISARDALASAGKTLVELFGLARELNVEAEGIEIGPSPAEADHIASFGLPIEDLDLTVRSYNCLKREGVHTVGELVARTESDLLDIRNFGQKSIDEVKVKLHSLGLSLKDSPASFDPSTVAGYDAATGTWSDTEAGSFGDNDGNEDYAETEQL
- the rpsD gene encoding 30S ribosomal protein S4, whose protein sequence is MARYTGPVTRKSRRLRVDLVGGDQAFERRPYPPGQHGRARIKESEYLLQLQEKQKARFSYGVMEKQFRRYYEEAASRPGKTGEVLLVILESRLDNVVYRAGLARTRRQARQLVSHGHFLVNGKKVDIPSYRVSQYDIIDVREKSLSTLPFQVARETQGERPVPGWLQVVGPRLRVLVHQLPERAQIDIPLQEQLIVEYYSK
- the rpsK gene encoding 30S ribosomal protein S11 produces the protein MPPKSRSTGPKKTQKARRRDKKNVPHGAAHIKSTFNNTIVSITDPQGNVISWASSGHVGFKGSRKSTPFAAQLAAENAARKAQEHGVKKVDVFVKGPGSGRETAIRSLQAAGLEVGTISDVTPQPHNGCRPPKRRRV
- the rpsM gene encoding 30S ribosomal protein S13, with translation MARLAGVDLPREKRMEIALTYIYGIGRTRSQEILEATGVNPDLRSKDLTDEDLAKLREYIEESYKVEGDLRREVQADIRRKIEIGCYQGLRHRRGLPVRGQRTKTNARTRKGPKRTVAGKKK
- the rpmJ gene encoding 50S ribosomal protein L36, yielding MKVQPSVKKICEKCKVIRRNGRVMVICENLRHKQRQG
- the infA gene encoding translation initiation factor IF-1, yielding MAKKDGAIEVEGRVIEPLPNAMFRIELENGHKVLAHISGKMRQHYIRILPEDRVVVELSPYDLTRGRIVYRYK
- the dtd gene encoding D-aminoacyl-tRNA deacylase, which codes for MRALIQRVTTAAVAVDGAEVARITPAEGGHGLLVLVGVTHDDDEAKAATLARKVWTMRILEDERSASDVDAPILVVSQFTLMADTRKSRRPSWSAAAPRPIAEPLVDAFANALRDLGATVETGKFGAHMEVSLVNDGPVTLLVEV
- the map gene encoding type I methionyl aminopeptidase; this translates as MGFGRKRSVVPFRTSGELDAMAAAGAVVGAALVAVREAAKPGVSTLELDQVAESVIRDAGAVPSFLGYHGFTGSICSSVNEVVVHGIPSASVVLAEGDLVSIDCGAILDGWHGDSAWTFGIGELSQADIDLSEATRLSLEAGIAAMLPGNRLTDVSHAIEQGTHAAEKLHGRSYGIVDGYGGHGIGREMHMDPFLPNEGKPGKGPKLVVGSVLAVEPMLTLGTYETEVLDDEWTVVTVDGSRAAHWEHTVAVTEDGPRILTVRPE
- a CDS encoding adenylate kinase encodes the protein MRLVLLGPPGAGKGTQAAILSEKLGVPAISTGDLFRANIGQGTPLGVEAKKYIDAGELVPAEITNNMVRERLAEPDAANGFLLDGFPRSVEQAKELENILKDLGVELDGVLSFVIDEDVVVERMLARGRADDTEDVIRNRLRVYREETAPLLDYYADSIITVDAIGEVEEINSRALSALGK